In Mastacembelus armatus chromosome 5, fMasArm1.2, whole genome shotgun sequence, a single genomic region encodes these proteins:
- the rabif gene encoding guanine nucleotide exchange factor MSS4 isoform X2: MDNNQQSRERTELVSEDGKNSKSVLCQRCGSKVLCPGMAVFAQKELFLPSMRKKSSLSTTEGSVDGDTLTAHWLVDDMYTFENVGFTNDVGRIKYLICADCEIGPIGWHCLDDKKSFYIAVERVNHE; the protein is encoded by the exons ATGGACAACAATCAGCAGTCCAGAGAAAGAACGGAGCTGGTTTCTGAGGACGGCAAGAACAGCAAATCTGTTTTGTGTCAACGCTGCGGGTCTAAGGTGCTGTGCCCGGGGATGGCTGTGTTTGCACAGAAGGAG CTTTTCCTGCCATCCATGCGGAAAAAGAGCAGCCTCAGCACCACAGAGGGCTCAGTGGATGGGGACACTCTGACTGCCCACTGGTTAGTGGATGACATGTACACTTTTGAGAATGTGGGCTTCACTAATGATGTCGGGAGAATCAAGTATCTCATCTGTGCAGATTGTGAGATTGGACCAATTGGCTGGCACTGTTTGGATGACAAGAAAAGTTTCTACATTGCTGTGGAAAGGGTTAATCATGAATAG
- the rabif gene encoding guanine nucleotide exchange factor MSS4 isoform X1, which produces MQGAGLTFDHQGFEMDNNQQSRERTELVSEDGKNSKSVLCQRCGSKVLCPGMAVFAQKELFLPSMRKKSSLSTTEGSVDGDTLTAHWLVDDMYTFENVGFTNDVGRIKYLICADCEIGPIGWHCLDDKKSFYIAVERVNHE; this is translated from the exons ATGCAAGGGGCGGGGCTTACATTTGACCATCAGG GGTTCGAGATGGACAACAATCAGCAGTCCAGAGAAAGAACGGAGCTGGTTTCTGAGGACGGCAAGAACAGCAAATCTGTTTTGTGTCAACGCTGCGGGTCTAAGGTGCTGTGCCCGGGGATGGCTGTGTTTGCACAGAAGGAG CTTTTCCTGCCATCCATGCGGAAAAAGAGCAGCCTCAGCACCACAGAGGGCTCAGTGGATGGGGACACTCTGACTGCCCACTGGTTAGTGGATGACATGTACACTTTTGAGAATGTGGGCTTCACTAATGATGTCGGGAGAATCAAGTATCTCATCTGTGCAGATTGTGAGATTGGACCAATTGGCTGGCACTGTTTGGATGACAAGAAAAGTTTCTACATTGCTGTGGAAAGGGTTAATCATGAATAG